tgtctaatttcaaacatagacagagagaatcatactatctttatcttacactagtactagcacccaaaagaaaaggatgagtatagtttttttagttcttatttactgacaaattggtttaaCCAACTatagaacagttctttaaccggtaaccgcaaacagaaacgaaatccttttcgttcccgggtgaatgaacgaaaccggtttgaaaaataaaacggtttccgagccctgtaGGTATAAGGTGTCCAGTTATTGAAAGGTGACCAGTAATAGACGATTTTTCCTATGCATACTGGACAGCGCTCAAATTTTGCAGAATATGACAATCTGACTTGAGTGTTATAGTTGAGTGTATTAAGTGTAAAAAATCGTAATATTTTGCTATCAGCATACCGAACAGTATTTTGTCATGGCACGTCACTTGAACATCTCTCATTAAGATAATTGTAAATTTAAACTAGGTTTGACTGAACAATTTTATCCATGCTGGATATTGAGACAGTTAAAATACGtgcttaaccttttggacgccaatgaccgatatatccgcaccgcaggttctacgccaaagactgattaatcggtctcagaccacagagcaacatagacctacgtgcatatgcataaagtacaatttcagttttgacacttcggtgacgtggcgtccgggtgactgcttttgtgtttgacacggcgttgAAAAGGTTAACACCGGTGCTCAATAACGATGCACCGAGtccatacatatatgtaaatgaACTACGCAATTGCTGCTAAAACTGCGCTCCAGAACTCAAATTGGGGTAAAGTGAGACTGGTCGGGACAAAATCGGCTTTGCAGTTGCAACTACGGTGGAACACAAGACAGAAACATACCCACAATTCTGACTGTTAAAATCATAACCGTTctcgtacagtcaacaacactcccagctgtacatcggtggaccttattacaaaaggcataaggtccaccgatgtacagctgggagtgttgttgactgtacttagttgggtaaaataaaaataaacgcgCCTGACCAACAAATATTAGGTATCGACCCTAAACGTAGGTGGTTATCGTTCATCTTCGAAAACTAGATGTAATTCGTACAGATGTAGCGCATAAAGGTTTACCATCTTATTTTCTtagaaacgttcgtatttgtcatgctacttcagtcggtacgttcgtacgtttccgtgaaaatacgatggtaaacaattatgcactaataCATCTGTATATAAATGCGTGTCAATTAGTATGACTTGCCATGACAACACACCAATAATAGTAGTATTATACCATTAGACCGTGCTCTTTACTTGGTTAATAAAACACCAGCTGTATCGAACGCCACGACTGCTCTGCCAAGAGTAATTCGACGGAGAAGAAGTATCGAACGCCATTTTGTTTGTGTTTTAACCATTTTAGTCTCGTATATTTGGGAGCCCTTCTACTAAAGCTTGGAActtgtactttatttttttcttcttatataaggtgttataaataaaaaagcttTCGCCTAAAATATTATAAGTTACAAGAGTTCGTGAAACCTGGGGCCTGGTATATGTATATGCAAGTTCGCAATAATAAAAACCGATTGGCAAGACCGAAGTGCTCCCTTAAGTGAGCACTACAAATTGATATACATAGTATCTGTCAGGTACGCTTGAACAAACTAAGTGACTCAACCAGGGAGAATAAGtccatgttcagatatttcggAGCACTCTTGAAGTAGCTGTAGGTACAGATTTTTTTAATCTACGAAATCGTTAATAAACTTCAAAATACAAAGGTTCAGCATTCTCAATATGAAGGAGCTAAAGAACGGGTATAATAGATGTATACAAGATTCACATATTAAATATACTTGCAAACATTATAAATAGGTCACGAAGTGATACAAGGTGACTATAATACCTACGACGACGACTACTGTTCATATTGCTACAAGAATTCATTTGTTTCGTTTACATAATGCGCCGCTGGTGTCATACATAATGATGTTAGAACACAGTTGGTAAGCTGTTGTGTTCCACTTTACTCCTGGCTAAAAACTTAATACACAGGTAAACCGATGTATGTATCGATTTCTACATTGTGCTTACAGTTGTTGTGCTATTAGACAtacttaattgaaaataaaaaacgCATTCTGTATTTTACCTTGTACCCCATTTTATCAATCGACGTCCTCTGAACGACTGAGCATTTGAACCACTCATTAAGAGGAAAGTGGACACTACCGCTTCTCCACACAAACGTAGTCccctctggatattgacattcaGGCCTCATTCTTAACGCCCGTTGAAAAAGCGCTAGTGCGAATGAGGTCTACggtatagtagattgttaaccaagggttgaaaggcacccatttctgtcgaggtagcttggcgctcgaacgcagtgagagcgccaatagtccgagacggaaatggtgcctttcacccgagttaaacactctacttttcatatcgaatgcgaggaaaccaaacaagacaagacaattttgcaaaatcagtaattgaagtacctaatagacctacagccatgattttttccttaggacttacttgcaatcggagactttacatgtgtgaagattaataacccctagcgaatatcatttagattgcaatatttacgaaaacacacattttttaacaaactgcagtaattttaaaattatttgttcattatagtatgaaaatcagcgggattgcctcttacttttcaattttatactttttcgttctaaaagccgcaacagactaccggactgCACCGCGagcttggtgcgccgcaccaggtaataaaataacataataacggtattttaaatattaaataataatttaattaataatataagaaatttttatcttgtattttattttattttcatgaatatagtgctaaataactttaaaaaccaatttaatatcgtacaaacgtttaactgtggctgtataagattctgcatttgctcatttacgcaagtgtaaggtttaaaaaaatatttttggtgtattccttttagcacccgccttatgaaatcgagtaaatagaattcaacgaaagaaatcaagaataatttgtttttaacaatttacttacatcattttgtgataaaaaaaggatcaacgtgggattagtaaaattaaacaattaccaattgtaccaggcgaggaaatatagacactatttttccattttgtttccacccagaggagtacaccacttttctgcgctagagcataaacgtatcactttctgcgcaccttttagaacaacaacgacccactttgagagcatgagatatgaaaaatatttacacgTATTGATGTTTATTAATCATAGAGCCTCTTTGTTTAACTTTTTTgatcgtaaaataaaataagagtaggtaattgtaattttttagcggttttcacACCTATATTAAAttgtataatagttatttgtacaacaagagatcaaagtttgatatttcttcgagtgcttattttgagtcccgtgcaagcgaatgATTCTATAATCTCACTGcgctcgtgaatctaatttagaatcttgagcgtagtaagggactcaaaagcgcacgagatgtaaataactttgatctcgtgtagtacacaacatttttcacctgagcagtgagaacatacctattagacaacttgaaaaatgtaatccttcttcatcacttaatacctgcactcatgttttcttaagatatacaaacaattaagtttaattaccgcaatcgaacacaaaaacaaaacgtaataataaatttcagtataaaattgcataccgttttattaggcaggcgtccggttttttaccccatagctcagtacttagtccatcactttcacccaataacctagttcattttagataccatcatctctcaatagcccttacactctggcgggtgctgcctctgcgtgcgtcccatgacacgggtaagggcagcatccgctcggtgtaccccttacatttcattaaagtgtcaaaagggcctctacgtgttggcttcggctccgcgcacgcctcccaaaggtccggaacaccattgttccgtgatgggaaagacaatttcagtaaaataatatggaaataacgaacatcaactgacacttcaattgACAACTTTTTAATTGTAAAAATACAAAcgttgtaagatacggtccgaattgcggatacgtactatttgtcaactatggtagaaattcttaaaagtaaaataattaattttgtgtGATAAGTAATcggtgtattttttgagttcattattttaattgtacaataaaataccaaaaatatagtattttatcagtattgatcaaatcttaaactttttttttattaattaattattaagaattcatacttgtacgtggtttggaacgatgcggtctgaagttttcGGGGGCCTATTATAAACactcaatataccgttgaatgtcgttttaacttttttttgtctgtttctttttgctaacagtgtgaaagggacagatataatagaacccaagtatttcgaacttgtattagaccccgcatgttgaaatgacatttgactataaaggtctcttgaatgtcattttgtctcactcagtgagcaaaatcgcattttgctcactgtttttaagaagcaaagtacccttgttcgagctgctgaggtgaaaaaatattttccattataCCAATGTCCAGAAAACACAAAAGGAGAGTACGTTTGCAGTTTGTACGGAGAAGGTATCGTCCGATTTCCTTTTAAGTGAGGATGCAATTTTTTGAGCACTAGGTTTTCGTATTGATCTAACTTGTGGCCTATAAATCTCCAATAACAACGCCTTATATACTATGTACCCTCTAATTTTGATACACTTACCTACTTTATAAAAACGATATGCCAGCAAATTATAAGTTATcaaataagtatttttaattattacctaaaatattgaattaaaaaaaattaaaatgaagtcatcACTGACAATTTAGGAATACcctttaattttaaattgtcaCTTTAAATATTTAGCACATCCCATTATTACGATTAATTTAATCGGACACAAGTTTTCTCCCTTGGGAAGCTGTCATTGGGTAATCGGATTAAATTGGAATAAGcctttttgattattttttgttaaccttttgaacgccaaacggcgcatccatttgccgtgccactgacgccacgggggtaaaatttagttttgtgaataaataatgacaacctaaaagtggggtgtttttcagtagattttcatcaaaaaacgatcgacggcaaatgccgtctttggcgtcgttgtcacgattttacgttgacgtcaattgccgtctgtggcgttcaaaaggttaatgatGCTTACTTTCCAAGCAGTTGCACAGAATgataataagtatttatttattatgtatgcTCAATTGctcgtaaaaataaaaactttacatttaacgtacagtcaactgtaaaaatatgggtgtacaaatcatctcaaaaatatgtcccataactcttatatcagtgaattaagaactatggaacatatttttgagtaagttgtacccatatttttacagttgactgtaccactGACTGGAACTAGACgacatacatttaaataaagtaCTTAAAGGGGTATTATATCGCGGCGTTTTGTGTGGTGTAAGATAAAACTAATACACTTAACGCCGTTGTTTGTAATCATATACGTCTGTCAgacacattttatttaaaaatcagtTACATTCGTTTGTcctgttattttaaaatattttttgttattttaagtgGAATAAGGGTTACCCATTGTAAGGAAGTGAATAAGGGTTATCCCTTTATTGTGTCTTTACACGTGAACTCCCGTAAAAACGTGATAAAGGGCTGCTGTATACAACAGTAAAAAAACTAACACTGCTTTGATTGAACTCTCCTTTAACATATGTTTAACTatttggaaaaataaatatatagaatAGAAGGATGCTGTTTAGCCATAATGTGTCACCCACATTAATTTTGCAATAAGATATCAACTTCAAGCGTTAATTTTTGGGCTTGACATATTACTCGTAGTGCAAAAGTATTGTGTATGTGTTGTTGCACATTATTGCTAAACAGTATcctattgaaataaaatatactcgATAGAATTCACGCGGTAATaccattaaatatattaaaaacgggccagtcacgtattttaagtcgaaaaacgctcgacatgtttcactccgtaccgaggagtgtcatcacttcatcaggagcttgcgtttacggtgacggaccggcgcagactgcgggccgcagctATCCGCGGCCGATGACTCGGCCGATGGCTcggtcaccgtaaacgcaagctcctgatgacactactcggtacggagtgaaacatgtcgagcgtttttcgacttaaaatacgtgagtgacccgtttttaatatattcaatatgtatgtgtctcacggaagttttgttggtaataccattattttttttttaccaatcttgTTGGAAAAAGCAAAAATATAACTTTCATAGTACACCACTAGACTCGGTCAATATAATTTTGGAAATGTTCATCATCTCGGTATCGTAATTGTAACTAATACTGAGGTTGTCTTACAATCTTAACCAAAACAGACAATGAACTGTCAATGGCAGAAGTAGATAAGCGGACCAGGAGTTCAAAATTATTTACACACCCTTTTTTGTTGAAGAAGTACGAGCTTGTGCAAGTCACGTTGGATATCTCGCCCGCATAGCTACttctgatgctgactgtacagtgaactgtaaaaatatgggtgtacaaatcatctcaaaaatatgtcccataactcttatgtcagtgaattaagaactatgggacatatttttgagtaagttgtctacacccatatttttacagttgactgtaccataGCACACTGTACGCCCAATAGGAGCAACTAAATTAGTTTATCTTAATAATTAGTACTTACTTATACAACTATGACTTCAACTTCAGTATAGTATAAAGTTAATGATTATGAGACTCTTCCTTCTCTTGAACTTAATCGCATTACAAATTTTAAAGCGCAAAACCGAGCGCGAAATGTTTCATCCTCCTTTTTGGTATATAATCTTAACAAAATATTGTGAACTTTTAAAAACAACATACactgaaaaaacaaaacaaaacatactTAAATTAGAGTAATTGTGAACTTAATACTGAATAGTTGATGTTCGTGAAATAGTATAATGTTGAGACAAAATATTATggcaaataaataacatttcatAGTTCATACATCTTACAGatacaatttaaaaaagaaCAAAATTCATTGTGATGAAAATTAATAGAAATAATTTGTACTAAGGTGTTTAAACTAGTGACTTCTGATGTTGCCAAACGACCAATGTAACAAGTTACAAGTAATCATaacaattttaatacatacctataattaTAACGTAAGATTAGTTTACTATCTAATAACTTCATACACTATTAGGAATTATCATTTACTGATgcaaaaatataacaaatactaCTAATCCTGGCAACACCACaattaattacttaataaactttgaaagcagataaataaaattgatacaagtcaattaattaaaaacataaaaatgacATTGAATAGCAAtagtgcggtaattagcactttacgtgcctatgtcgaaaatttaaaaggccatatgtacctactgtaaaacgttgtacgatacacgtgcgaataggtaattcgcaacgcgtgacgataaattaaaacacgaccgcaagtagtgttttaaatcgactcgAGTTCGATTTAAACACTCTATTTCCTGCTTTTCGCCCttttatcgtaatgtactattctaCCGAAAAATTAATAACCAATCCGACAGTGGTGGGGCTACTTTTAGAACTCTATTTCCTTCGGATTACTTATTTTGAGACAGTGAACACCCTATCCTATAGGTTTTTAAGATAAAGTACTCAATGCCGCACCATAAAAGCAGTCCGGCTCGCCAAATGGATCTATTTGACGCGCCGACACTGCAATCCAATCATGTTACTTTAGTCGGTTCTACAATTAGGGCCCGACCGTGAGACGGCACAGTGCCGTGTACGGTGCGACGGCACGGCGCCATGCCACGGCACGGTGGCGGCACACCGGCGGACGGCGGTGCCCCGTAGTTATTGTTAGCTTCCACTAGTGAAATTAAAAAGTCGACATGTAAATTGTCAGCCATTTTTGTGCATTAATGCTAATTATGATAATAATgtgataaatataatatattgtgATAATAACGAGAGAACTAATATGCAACAGCAAAACAATAACTACCGAGCGGTGCGCCGTCCGCCGGTGTGACGGCACCGTGCCGTGCCGTCGCACCGTACACGGCACCGTGCCGCAGCACAACGTTGCAACTTCCATGTCGAGCACATACAGATTTTGATTcttatgtatttattgaataatAACTTAAATACGAATAACTTTGAGTTGTTGTTGATGACAACAATCCATTTTGTATCAAAACATGAAATACGAGCTAACATAAGATTATCGTGTTAAGCCCCTTTgtataataacatttaataCATGTTGCATTTTGACTTTATTATTAGACAAGGACTTTTGTGACATAATGAGCGAAGGGTGAGCTTATCGACTAAGCGCAACGTGGCAGTATTTATTCAAATGTCGTAGTTGCTGAGCAAAAGGTATGTAAGCACAACGATTCAGAAACGGATATTTTCTATTGCATCATAAGTATGAGACAGTCTGAAACCAAAAAAAGCTCCGTCAGATTTCgccacaaaatatattttttctactcaTCGACTGTAATCTGTGTATTACAACTTCATATACAACTCTATAACCTCACTCTTTTTAACGTTGGATAGTCTATGGCACTTCCGACTCAACTAATATAATTGTATCGATACGGTTTagtcaaaaattttgaaattagaacgTCATACATTTCGATAAAATATTGCTTGTTTAAGGAGACTCGACTCAATACGAATTAGCCAACGATGGCGTTTCGGAACTAATAACGTCGCGGCATCTGTCATACTTCCGTCTACTTAAACACGCTGCTGCGTCGCTTCTGCTTTGTGATTGGTTGGCCAACTCAAACTTTTTTTCACAATGGACGCCCACGAGATTTTCTCTGcattgaaatttgaaaacttgtaaaagtgataaagtttttgttttgagagtgaaattgtgaaaaatactaaatgaaaatgagtgacaactatgaaaatatgttgCCCACTACTCAGGAAACGTGATTAGATTGAGTGTTGCATTATTCATTATTCAGTAGTAGAACTAAGTATTGCATTGGGTTAATTTTGGTAACACtccatttttgtttttttttcccgtAATTACCCTAATGCACCTTAAAAAATGTACGTAGTAGTTTTTCATATTAACAGTTTTACTATTTCTGTTAACTTGAGTAAAATAAGTCAGGTAGTAGAAGTAGAAAGTATggtattattcattatttattttagttaactcggagaaaaagtattgtatacaatagtgatataatcaagtttttcaatctcgtaccttacttaggcaactcagcaagcttcgttgcctaaacacggtactcgactgaagaactctctattatatcacgattgtataaaatactatataatattgcCAATGTATATAGAGTTAACGTCCAATGGATTCTGTatacaatggattattatgcaTGAGCCGTCAGGCGCACACTCAAATACGATCATCAAAACAAATAAATCAACCAGAAATGGCTGTCTCTTAAAGTTTCAGACTCCAAATGAGCAGAAAAGAatgatattcattttattaatattcgtTTAACAAAacgttatataaataaatctataCATGACTGCAATACTGTTTAAAATTATTGTGATATTGATGTTGCGTGTAAAAGCTGGCCACATATGAACATACCAAACGACActttgtttaaaaaatacgCAATGAGGCTATATTAAAAGACATCGTACCATAAGAGTAATACGATGCATATAAAAACGCATTCGATCCCATAATTGTATATCTAACCATTTCATTCGCACGGCTGCAAATCCTAAGTAAAGTGTTTTATTCTAATTACCATTCCTAATGCATTTACAGCATACAATGTCCACTCAAGAGACAAACATTGCTTTCTGAGGTTAAACAGCCAACACCACGATCTTGCGGTAGTCTTACATATCAATATTTTCAGCATAAACCAATCACATGATTTTCATTTGAATTCCGATAGTTACAAAGCTTCAGTAGGGCGAAACATctgtaaagaaaaaaaaactttattaatttGTCCAAGCCTAAATACTGTATGAAAAATGTTGCTCATTGGTGAATTTTGACAGATATGTCGACTCTAAATATATATCCATTACTCACTATATAACTATTTCATTGTTTCCTTATACCTATATTAAAATATCATAcatcaaaatattaattttactatTGATAGTATGTGAAAGTTTCGGTGCctactaaattattattattctagTCATCTCTTCGTATCAACTTGATATACACACATAAGAATAATACCGCTAATGATGTAAGCTGTACGATCCTCGTCGCTTGAAGTTGAGCCAGTCAACTGTGTTTAATGactagtacttacctacttacttgtgTATCGCATCAATGAATCTAAATGTTGCACTCCAGTGGCAGACACCATCAACGACGTCAAGTGATTTTGTTATACATTTCGTTACAGGGTATCGAGTAGTAAAATAGTAAACTAGATGAAAACGGATTAAATGCATAATATACTGCTGCCGACGTTCGCTTCAGACTGTTTAATCGATGAaccatttattttaattgtttaattaGTGTCATCACCTCAACGGGCAGCGAACTTCTCCGCGATAGGTGCGGTATCTTCCTGTCGTGCACGCCGAGCGTGGCCTTGGCCAGCCACTGCTGGCACGTGCCGACGGGGCCCGGCTTGCGGCGACCGCCGTTGATGCTGTGCCGCAGCGCGCCTAGCGCGGCCAGCCCGCGCAGCTCCGACGACGCCACTGGCACGGGCGCCGAGCCTCGCCGTCGCGTCCAACAATCTTTACCAGCTAGAGTCTTCTTTAAAAATTCTGGAATCGTGGTCACTTCGCGCATCTTTTTCTCTTTCGGAGCTGAAATTAATAAACAGTCACtgtctaaaataaaatattttactactactactttctACTTTGAAGTAATCACTAATATTCGCTTCATTCAATTTAATACGCTTTAGTTACGAAATATTCTTGACTATGGTTACTACTACACGCTTCTTCAGAAATGATCAATCAATAACAATATTGGACGACACGTACGGTGAATAGTTAGTGAATGAGATAGTTACTGTATGTGATGATGTCGGTGGGCATGGACTTGCGGCGACGCGCCAGCTGGTCGGCTGCGCGCGCGAGTGGCACGCCCGCCAGGTTGTCCCGCAACTGGCTGCCGCGCGAGCCGCTCGTGCTGCGTATCGACGGGTCTCGATTCTCTTTCTCTATATTACGTGAACAATCCGTAGTGTCTAAGTTATTATTTTCAGAAGCGTCATCGTTATCAGTCTTATCAGTATCATATCCTTTGAATATATTGCTAAATCTGCCCTCCTTTTTACTCATGTCGAACTTTTGGCTGGTATCAGTCTTGATGTACCGGGACGGGTAGATGGCGTCTTCGTTGCTCGTGTGGAGCGGCCTGACGGCGAGGGCGTGCGCGCGCGCCACGGTCTCGAGCGGCGGGAATGTCTGTTGCCGGATGAGCTTGCAACTGCCGCCGTCTTTGAGCACGATATTCAAACGGGTCGCTTGAACCGGAGTAGTGATAGAAGCTATCGAAGAATCCGGAAGTAATTTCTCGGTGCTCAACATTTTTTCAGTGGGCTTGCCGTGCTCGCAATGTCCACGAACGCTGAGTTGTGAATGCAGAGAATGTTCACTACTTAATGGGCTGCCGTTGGTGCGCATTCGAGATTCAGCCAGTGAAGGAGTTCGACTTCTGTCTCTATTCTTGAATTTGGAGTCTTGGAATACATTCAACGGAACAGAGAACCGCCTGAGTTGTTCTTTCAAGCCTTGGGACTTGACGGGGTTGAGCGAGCTGCGGCGCAGCGGCAGCAGTAGCTCGGAGCTGGCGGACAGGTTGGTGCCGGAGCAGGTGTCGAGGTCGTCGTCCGCCGCGTCCGCGTCCGACATCTCCGTCCCAGTCTCCTCCGCTATTTCTTGCGCCACGAGCATGTCCCACTTGTTTTGGTTGTACAATAAATTTTTTAACATCTCATCCGACAGTTCATTTTTCAAAAAGCGGTGCCATTCGGTTATCAGAGGAGTCACAACGTATTTGAAGAAACCTGAAAAGAAATAATTCACTAGAACACATTTAAATCTCTATTTTCATTTCTAAACTAATTAAGCAAGTTAAATATAGAATACTTAAGCCCTAGAGGGATGGGTaggctattttattttactaaatcccACGCGGACGAAGTTCTGCGCACAAGTAAgaaataaatcaatataatcACTTTACTTTTCACGAGCCTGCACTCCCGAATTTTAACGCGCTGAATTTTATCTTAGTCATTTTTTGTTAGATCCGATAAAAATCAgatt
Above is a window of Cydia splendana chromosome Z, ilCydSple1.2, whole genome shotgun sequence DNA encoding:
- the LOC134805018 gene encoding uncharacterized protein LOC134805018 — encoded protein: MQQCGFCSMLSGLLRRAMCIGSRRGSSESYYRELGDQDTLKIEDKSSEISDESEEIIQEIPRRINSKDYSEELENMPKKHVNTGRFLTMHKRRKKRLLTRSLCHEAALLDDLHPGQVQRILDQSVLWQFNAFTLENVSGGRCLPVLCVHLFHIYGLISYFKLDAAKAWKLFSLIEEGYHSTNPYHNSVHAADVTQAMHCFLQQKQIRDYLEPLEVMASLLAAIAHDMDHPGVNQPFLIATSNHLATLYRNTSVLENHHWRSAVSCLNESGLLDQTCDIRAALERQISSLILATDITRQQEYLSQFKGYLDTNSLDMSQKEHRHLVLQIALKCADISNPCRPWHISRKWSHKVCEEFFRQGDYERKLNLPVTALCDRHTTSIPKIQTGFFKYVVTPLITEWHRFLKNELSDEMLKNLLYNQNKWDMLVAQEIAEETGTEMSDADAADDDLDTCSGTNLSASSELLLPLRRSSLNPVKSQGLKEQLRRFSVPLNVFQDSKFKNRDRSRTPSLAESRMRTNGSPLSSEHSLHSQLSVRGHCEHGKPTEKMLSTEKLLPDSSIASITTPVQATRLNIVLKDGGSCKLIRQQTFPPLETVARAHALAVRPLHTSNEDAIYPSRYIKTDTSQKFDMSKKEGRFSNIFKGYDTDKTDNDDASENNNLDTTDCSRNIEKENRDPSIRSTSGSRGSQLRDNLAGVPLARAADQLARRRKSMPTDIITYTPKEKKMREVTTIPEFLKKTLAGKDCWTRRRGSAPVPVASSELRGLAALGALRHSINGGRRKPGPVGTCQQWLAKATLGVHDRKIPHLSRRSSLPVEMFRPTEAL